The nucleotide sequence AACCTGACGGGGCTCACAACGTTAGACCTCACCGAAGCAGCAGGGCTGACAGCAATAGACCTCAGCAGCAACGATGCGATTATGACGCTCGATATTGCGGGGAACAAGTCAGTTAAGGAGCTGAACATTTCGGGCGGGGCGTTCAAGCATGTCAACGCTGAGGAATGCTCTGCGCTCTCCGTACTGAACGCTGAAGACTGCGTAGGCCTCGAGACTTTGCTGTGCGCGTCATGCGACATCAGCGAGCTTTATCTGTCAGGCTGTACCAGCTTGAGGATTCTGGACTTCTCTTTTAACGCAATAAGGAAGTTCAACGCGCAAGGCTTCACAGAACTGCAGACTCTGGAATGCGCCGGACAGGCAATTACCGTGCAGACGCTGTCGAGGGATTTTCCGTTACGCGACTTCCTGAGCCTCGCGAAGGTTTCAGTGGTTGAAGCTGAGCCCATCAATGTTGCTTCGGATGAAGTGAACGTGAAGGACATCACCGGCTTTGACGCTTCCGGCCAAGAGATAAGCGCGGACTACGACGAGCTTGCAGGAGTGGCGAAATTCGCTTCAGCACCTCACAGGGTAACGTACAACTACATCACCCGAGACGCTGAAAGCATGGACGTAACAATTTCGGAGTATGTAGAGCCTCCAGCACCTGCCAGCCCGGATGTTCCCGTACCTCCGACGAGCCCGGATGTTTCAGTTGACACGAAGCCTGAACCTGAGACAATAAACACGCAGGAAGAGGCAAGCCTCTCTGATGCGATAGACAATCTCACGCCAGAACAGGCGGCGGCAATAGAAACTCTGGTTGTCGGCGATAAAATCACGGATCTTTCCGGCCTCGAGAAACTCACCAACCTAGAGTCGCTGGATCTGACAAGTGCGGACTCGCTCACGGAAGTAGACCTTTCCGGCAACACGTCAGTTAAGGATGTAGACATGACCGGCAATTCGTCAGTTACGACGCTCAATCTCGCTGGTTCTCACGTTGAGAGAGTGAATGCGGAAGGCTGTGCTTCGCTCGAGGAGGTCAACATTGAGGGCAACAAGACCATCAAGGAACTCAAGGTGAGCGGCACGAACATTTCTTCCCTGAACGCTAAGGACTGCGAGAACCTCGAAGTTCTTGAATGCGCGGCAAGCAGGGTAAGCAGCATGAATCTCGAGGGCTGCCGGAAACTGCGGAAGCTCGACTTCGGCGGAAATGCTGTCAGGCGATTCGATGCGGAAGGCTTCCCTGTGCTTGAGGAGCTTTTCTGCAGAGGACAGGAAGCAAGCGTGTCGACTCTGGGGCGGGTCTTCAGACTGCTCAACTTCATAATGTCAGCGCAGGTGTCGGGAGTTTCTGCTTCTGCCGACGGTGATAACAAGGTTCTGAACGTCAAGGGCTATGATGCGTCCGGCCAAGAAATAGCGTCGCAGTACAACCCGGAGACCGGCGAAGTTACGTTCGCAAGTGCGCCGTCAAGCATAACCTACGATTACGATACCGGCTTTGAAGGCGCATCGATGGACGTTACGGTTAGAGGGAGTGCCTCCGAAGAGACTGGCGATGTCGGAAGTCCGTCCGGCGGCTGCGATTCGGGAGCTGCGGCAATGGCGGTTCTCGCGCTCTCGGCGGTATTCGTTCTCTCGAAGAAGAAGTAACACGGCGAGTTCTCCCCTCTGTACAGCGCAGGGGGGAATTTCTATGCAGAATGCTGGTGCTATAATTTACTCAAGCTGTGCAGCTAGAATGCGTACTGCGTCCTACGGTAAGTCCAGGCTTATTACGGGCAGACGCAATTTTTTTTTGTCGCCCGAAACATCATGAGGTGATAATCTTGAACTCCAGCATTTTCCTTGAACGCGAGCCGGTCAGCAGACTTCTCGTGAAGTATTCCGTCCCGTTAATCGTGTCCCTTCTCGTTGCGGCACTCTATAACATCGTCGACCAGATATTTATCGCCAACGCACACTATCTCGGCTCTAACGGAAACGCCGCAAACAACGTAGTTTTTCCCCTCACAGTCATTGCTTTGGCTTTCACGCTGTTAATCGGCGACGGTGCATGTGCCTTCGTGAGCATGTCTCTCGGTTCGAGGCAGACGAAGCAGGCCGGTGATGCTGTCGGCAGTGCGGCTCTGCTGTCCGCGACGCTCGGGGTAATAATCGCGTGCGTGTACTGGCTGTTACGCGAGGAGCTCCTGACCTTCTTCGGCGGACGCGTGAATGACGAGACTTTCAGGCTTGCGATGGAATATTTTTCGTGGATAATTCCTGGTATTCCGTTCTATGTTTTCGGTCAGGCCATGAACCCGATAATCTCCGCCGACGGAAGCCCCGAGTACGTGATGTTCTCTACGCTTTGCGGTGCGGGCATCAACATTGTGCTTGACCCGCTGTTCATCTTCGGCTTCCACTGGGGAATGACGGGGGCGGCTGTCGCTACGATAATGGGGCAGATTTTCACGGCCTTGATGTCCCTGCGCTACCTCTCGAGGAAGATGAAGGCAGTAGACTTTTCCCGCAAGAACCTTCATTACAGCCCGCGCCTGATGAGGAGATACCTTCCTCTTGGCCTGTGCAGCTTCATTTCTCAGGTATCGATAGTTATCAGCGTTGCGGCGGTGAACATGATGATTCGGAAGTACGGCGCGCTTCACGAGGTTTTCGGCAAGCCGGAATTTTCCCAGATACCTATGGCAGTAATCGGCATCGTCATGAAATTCTTTCAGATAGTGATCTCCGTGTGCGTAGGACTTTCCGCGAGCTGTACACCGATAACCGCCTACAACATCGGCGCGGGGCATCCTGAACGTGTGCGCAGTCTCTTCACGCTTCTTCTTGCGTGCGAGGCAGTGCTCGGTGCTGCGGCGTTCGTGATTGTTGAGGTCTTCCCGATGTACATTGCTGATTTGTTCGGAGCATCCGGCGAGAGCGTGTACTACATGGCTTTCACGGTGCACAGCTTCAGGGTGTACCTGTGCCTTATCGTCCTTGCGTGCATCAATAAGGCCGCGTTCATCTTCATTCAGGCGATGGGCAGGGCGTGGACTTCTGCGGGGCTGTCCGTTGTGCGCGAGGTTGTGTTTGGTGCAGGGCTGACGGTGATTATGCCGATGTTCATGGGGCTCGAAGGCGTTTTGTGGTCAATGCCGGCCTCTGACGGGCTGACGTTCATTGTGTCGGCGGCTGTTATTGCGATGATTTACCGTGAGTTAGGCCAAGAAGTTGATGCTTGACAAATCAAATACTGTGTTATAAATTTTTACCCATCAAACAAACTCACGGACGAGGCAAAAACATCTATGGCACACAAAGACGCAGATATTATCATGAGTTTCATGAGGTATGTCAGGGAATTACCGCCCGAACAGTTTTTGAGGAGTATGCTGTTATGTTTCTGTGCACCAACTATAGCAGGACTGAAGGCAGCAACTCTCCTCAACTTTAAGCGCGGTATTCATGAAGATATGCGTTCGTTGTGGCTTGAGCACGCTGACGAGTGGCTGTGTGCCCTAAATGTTCAGTGGGTCTTACTGAACAAACACGGCAGCAACGCTCTCGTCCTTCTCTACAGGCGCGAGCTTCTGGCAGAGGCTCTCGGTTGTTCTGAGGCCTGCTCGATACTCAGGGAACACGGCTACCCTCTTCATGACCTTGATGCGTGCCTTGAGTGCCTTCGCGGGAGACTGTGCGGGACGTTCCCTCACGAGATCGGGCTGTTCCTAGATTACCCGCCGGAAGACGTGAGAGGCTTCATCGAGAACAGAGCACCGAAACAGTTATCTTGCCCGTGCTGCTACTGGAAGGTGTACGGCAATGCGGAGGCAGCTCGGAGGAAGTTCCTGATGTACAAGCAGGCAGAGTGTGAAGCAGCCCGTAAGATTCTTGCGGGCGAGTAAATACATGGAGGCAGAGTTATGGCGAAAGTACTTGTAGTGTATGTGTCGACAACGGGCAACACCGAGAAGATGGCGAACGTAATCGCTGATGCGGCGAAGGGTGCAGGGGCTGACGTAACCCTGAAGACGGTCGGAGAAGCCAGCGTTGACGAGCTTGCGGGCTATGATGTAGTGGCGTTCGGTTCTCCTGCGATGGGCGCGGAAGTCCTCGAGGAAGGCGAGATGGAGCCGTTCTTCAGTGAGGCAGAGGGCAAGATAAGCGGCAAGAAGGTCGCAGTGTTCGGGTCGTACGACTGGGGCGACGGCGAGTGGCTGAGGACGTGGGAGGACAGGTGCAAGGCCGCTGGTGCTGAGGTTGTGGCGAGCGTGAAGGCACATCTTGAGCCGGATGATGACGCTCTGGCGGAGTGCAAGGCGTTCGGAGCAAAGCTGGCGTAATTACGTAAATTTTCCTCCCGTTGAAGGTTTGGCGGGAGGGTTTGTTGTTTCCCGCACGGTCAAAGCGTTTCTTGGGGACACCGTAGACCAGGTACATGATGTCAGAGTCGTTGTCGTCATTGAAGTAGTCGTTGATGGCTACGAGCTCTCTGACCGCTTCGGGCTCTGCACTGTAAGCAAACTTCAGAGCCGCGCAAGCACCGATATTCAGGTTGGCGATTATCGCTGAAGCGCATATCACTTTCAGTAATGATCTATGTTGTTGTTGACCTCGAAGCCCTTGAACATTAGGCACACGTACATCAAGACGATGCCCGACACAGCGAGGAGTTTTGCTCGTCGGCGGCTTATGGTATCAGCGTCGATGTCCTGCGTGCACGCGAAGAACAGCATAAACAGCGGCCAGTAGAGCACTTCGGACATGAACGTCATAGCTATCATCATCTCAGGGAGAATAGCCGTGAAGATGGCGATGAAGTACTTTGTGCGCCTCCTGAGACCCAGTTCACCGGCAATCAGCCAAGCAAATATCACGGACAGATTCATCAAGACTATGTTACCGAAACCCTATAGCTTTCAGACGCAGAACTACGTCTTTGATGGCAAAGAACGGCATCAGTGCCAGCGAATAACCTATCTTCTGGTAATCAGACGCAAGTCCGCGAATAGTTCAGGACAGTATACTGCAGGACAACGTGAAGGAGTATGTTGCAGATAACTAAGAGGAGGAGTCCTGCCGCGTCGTTATGCTTCTCAGTCTTCATGAGCCTACACCTTCTTCCACCCGCCACCTGTTAATCTCCTGAAGCCGGAACTCAAATTCTCTGCGCTCCTTGTGCTTTATGGAGTTGCTGAAATTGTGGAAGGGGCTCTTGTTCTGCTGGAAGTAAGTTGAGGAAAGACGGCAGCCGGTTACCATGCCAGCACCCTCCTCATGAACGTGGGCGTACATTTCCAGGCTGTCTTCTGCAGGGTAAGTGTCGTCGCCTGAACTATTGTAGCACACAAGCAAGAAATACGCCGGGCATATTACTACACGGCGTTAGAAATTAACGGAGCACAAACCTTCAGCAGGTTATACCCACTCGTCTATCTTCTTCCCGGATATACCCCACTCTACAAATTTCCCGCTGAGATTGCAATACCTGCAGGCAGGAATGGGCTCTGCAAGCCTGCGCAGAATCTCCTTCGCGCTCAGTTCTCCGTAAATGTCCACAGAGTCGCTGTCTGTAATGAGGATGTCTTTCCTGAAGAAGTTTGAGAAGTGATGTACATGCGGCGCAAAGCAACAGGTATACAGCCTTCCATGACTAAGCGTGATGCAGTCGACAGAATGAGGGCATATCCCGAAGTTGATATTTATGTTGCTGTCTCCGGCAAGATTTACGGGACGTATGATGAACAAATCCCGTTCTTTGTCGCTTTGATTCCAAGCCCATCTGACTTGTACGCCGAACTTCAAAGCCGAGTCTCTTATTTTGTCTATAGGGAGATTTATCGGGTAGGCTGATATGAGTATGCCTGTATTGCT is from Synergistaceae bacterium and encodes:
- a CDS encoding MATE family efflux transporter — protein: MNSSIFLEREPVSRLLVKYSVPLIVSLLVAALYNIVDQIFIANAHYLGSNGNAANNVVFPLTVIALAFTLLIGDGACAFVSMSLGSRQTKQAGDAVGSAALLSATLGVIIACVYWLLREELLTFFGGRVNDETFRLAMEYFSWIIPGIPFYVFGQAMNPIISADGSPEYVMFSTLCGAGINIVLDPLFIFGFHWGMTGAAVATIMGQIFTALMSLRYLSRKMKAVDFSRKNLHYSPRLMRRYLPLGLCSFISQVSIVISVAAVNMMIRKYGALHEVFGKPEFSQIPMAVIGIVMKFFQIVISVCVGLSASCTPITAYNIGAGHPERVRSLFTLLLACEAVLGAAAFVIVEVFPMYIADLFGASGESVYYMAFTVHSFRVYLCLIVLACINKAAFIFIQAMGRAWTSAGLSVVREVVFGAGLTVIMPMFMGLEGVLWSMPASDGLTFIVSAAVIAMIYRELGQEVDA
- a CDS encoding DUF3793 family protein, which translates into the protein MAHKDADIIMSFMRYVRELPPEQFLRSMLLCFCAPTIAGLKAATLLNFKRGIHEDMRSLWLEHADEWLCALNVQWVLLNKHGSNALVLLYRRELLAEALGCSEACSILREHGYPLHDLDACLECLRGRLCGTFPHEIGLFLDYPPEDVRGFIENRAPKQLSCPCCYWKVYGNAEAARRKFLMYKQAECEAARKILAGE
- a CDS encoding flavodoxin, with translation MAKVLVVYVSTTGNTEKMANVIADAAKGAGADVTLKTVGEASVDELAGYDVVAFGSPAMGAEVLEEGEMEPFFSEAEGKISGKKVAVFGSYDWGDGEWLRTWEDRCKAAGAEVVASVKAHLEPDDDALAECKAFGAKLA
- a CDS encoding radical SAM protein, whose protein sequence is MHLPLKKVPAKLKFEMHLVEHCNLNCRGCSNFSPLAGPEFVDVEEFRRDFIRLGDVFSHTCERIWLMGGEPLLHPEISTLVRIARENFSDGEISVFTNGILLPQMKDDFWESCRDSNTGILISAYPINLPIDKIRDSALKFGVQVRWAWNQSDKERDLFIIRPVNLAGDSNININFGICPHSVDCITLSHGRLYTCCFAPHVHHFSNFFRKDILITDSDSVDIYGELSAKEILRRLAEPIPACRYCNLSGKFVEWGISGKKIDEWV